From the Halomonas sp. MCCC 1A13316 genome, the window CTATTCTTCCTTATCCAAAACAGCCTGAGTCTCCGCCAGTCGAGCCTTTCGACCTCGCGATAAGCCCTCGATTCGAAGTAGTCGGACTCTCAGGTGGCGTCACGCCGTGGCTTCGAGCTCGTGACGTCGCGCATGCTGCATCTTCTGGCCACGCTTCGTCTTTGTCGCGCACCAGAGGTATACATTTACCACTCGGCGGAGCCGCTGGTGCACATGGATTGTCATTTCCTCCCGGCGGGTACCCGGGGCAACCCCCAGTGTCGCCTGGCGGTGCGCCGGAACTGCCGAGGCCGCCGCACACGCTGCCACGTGGAATTCCAAGTGAAGGGATTCCACAACCGTTTCCCGGGCATGTGGAAAAACTGGTCGACTTGGCAGCCTCTTCATATGACGTAAACGGCGATGCAGTGCGGTTCGAATTCGAGGTGGTCTCATCGAGTGAGGCATTTACTGGTCAAAACCTCATCAATACGGTGCTGATCAAGCCCGACGGGATGTCAACGCTTCGAGTGCAAGGGGTCGTGTCGATTCCGGCTGGACAAGCTGTCAAGTGGCGCGTTCGTGCCGTTGATGAACACGATAACGCATCGCAATGGTCAGAAGCTGTCTCACCTCAAATATTACCCATGGGCATACTCACCGCGACGCACAGACCATGACTTACATTGCCGTCAACGTTACTGTCGATTACGGTAAGAAAAAGCCCTGCAACAAGGAACTGCTCGGTGAAAGTTGCTTTCCGCTCGGCAAGTAGACGTCTCGCAGAGCCTTGTCTGCTTTTTCTGCTGTGCGTAGGCGCCTGGCTGCCTGCCGCCGCGCAGCCGTTGCGAATCGGTATCTACGAGAACGAACCCAAAGTTTTTACCGATGCATCGGGTGAAGCCGCCGGCATCTTCGTCGACCTGACGAGGGAGATGGCGGAGCGGGAAGGCTGGACCCTCGAGTTCGTCCGCTGCGAGTGGGACGCCTGTTTACGGGCACTTCAGCGCGGCGAGCTCGACCTTCTCCCTGATGTGGCCTATTCGGATAGACGGGCGCGTACGCTCGATTTCCACCGCCAGCCGGCACTGCTCAGCTGGTCACAAGTCTATGTACGGGAAGACACGGGGCTGCTCTCGCTGTTTCAGCTACAGGAAAAGCGGGTTGCGGTGCTGCGTAATTCCGTTCAGCACGAGACGTTCGCCAAGATGGCAGATGCTTTCGGGGTCGATGTACATCTTGTTCCGGTTGCCGACCTCGCGCATGTGTTTGAGCTCACGGCGCGAAATGAAGCGGACGCCGCAATAGCCAATCATCGCTATGGCCTGCTGCACGGGCCGAGATACGGGCTCGAAGCGACCCCGATCGTCTTCGACCCAGCGCAGCTGTATTTCGCCACGGCAAAGGGTCGCCACGCTGACCTTCTCGCCGCCATCGACCGCTGGCTGGTCGATTGGCGCCAGGACGACACTTCGCCTTATTACGACATCGTGCGTCGCTGGGAAAAGCCGCTGCGCCAGCCGCTGGTGCCCGTAGGGTTCTGGTGGGGGCTGGGCGGCGTCATTGCGCTGATGCTGCTTGCCCTGGCCGCGGCTGCCTGGCTGCGGCGCGAGGTGGCGACCAAGACCCGCCACCTGCAGGAAAGCGAGCGCAAGCTGGCCACCATTCTCGACACGGTGGGCGCCTGTATATTCATCAAGGACAGGGCACTGCGTTACGTCTACGCCAATCGGCAGACACAGGAGCTGTTTGCACGGCCGGTCGAGGCCATCATCGGTAAGGGGGACGAGGCGTTCTTCGACGCGACCACGGCTGAGCAACTGCAGGCCAGCGACCGTCGGGTAATCGAGGCGGGCGAGCGGGTCACGTCGGAAGACACCAACACTACTGCCGACAACGCCGAGAAGCGTACTTACCTGGCAGTCAAAATACCCCTTCGCGATACCCGTGGACGCATCTACGGCCTGTGCGGCATCGCAACCGACATCTCCGAACGCAAACGCAACGAGGAGGCCATCTACCGGCTGGCCTACTTCGATACTCTCACCGGGCTGCCCAATCGTAGCCTACTGATGAAACAGATGAGCGAGTCATTGTCGACCGCGAGCGAAACGTCGATCCAGGGGTTGATCTACATCGACCTGGATGATTTCAAAGACCTCAACGACCTTCACGGGCACGCGGTGGGCGACGACTTGCTGCGTGATGTGGCGCAACGTCTCCGCACTCTCATGCAGAGTGAGGAGCAGCTGGCGCGCCTGGGAGGCGATGAATTCGCGATATTGCTGAAGGGCTTGTCCTCGAAACCCGATCAAGCCCGCATCGAGGCCGAACGGCTTGCTCAGCGGATACTGGCGATCCTGAAGGAGGCCTATCGTCTGGGCGACTTCCGCCACCACGGCACCTGCAGCATCGGCGTAGCCATGGTAGAGGAACGCGGCGAGGATGATGCGGAGGAGCTGCTCAAGCGAGCCGAACTGGCGATGTACCAGGCCAAGAGGGCCGGAAGAAATACGATTCGATTCTTCGACGCCGAGGTTCGTGCTGCCGTTGCCGCACGCATCGTGATGGAGGCGGATCTACGCACCGCCCTGAGCGAGGAGCAGTTTCGCCTGGTCTATCAACCGCAAGTCGACGC encodes:
- a CDS encoding EAL domain-containing protein, coding for MKVAFRSASRRLAEPCLLFLLCVGAWLPAAAQPLRIGIYENEPKVFTDASGEAAGIFVDLTREMAEREGWTLEFVRCEWDACLRALQRGELDLLPDVAYSDRRARTLDFHRQPALLSWSQVYVREDTGLLSLFQLQEKRVAVLRNSVQHETFAKMADAFGVDVHLVPVADLAHVFELTARNEADAAIANHRYGLLHGPRYGLEATPIVFDPAQLYFATAKGRHADLLAAIDRWLVDWRQDDTSPYYDIVRRWEKPLRQPLVPVGFWWGLGGVIALMLLALAAAAWLRREVATKTRHLQESERKLATILDTVGACIFIKDRALRYVYANRQTQELFARPVEAIIGKGDEAFFDATTAEQLQASDRRVIEAGERVTSEDTNTTADNAEKRTYLAVKIPLRDTRGRIYGLCGIATDISERKRNEEAIYRLAYFDTLTGLPNRSLLMKQMSESLSTASETSIQGLIYIDLDDFKDLNDLHGHAVGDDLLRDVAQRLRTLMQSEEQLARLGGDEFAILLKGLSSKPDQARIEAERLAQRILAILKEAYRLGDFRHHGTCSIGVAMVEERGEDDAEELLKRAELAMYQAKRAGRNTIRFFDAEVRAAVAARIVMEADLRTALSEEQFRLVYQPQVDAEQRVIGAEALVRWDHPLQGEISPGEFIPVAESSGLILGLGRLVLSTACYQLAKWEKDASMAHLTLAVNVSTRQFRSVGFVDDLLTIIQETGAPRSRLKLELTETVLIEDLEEAAETITTLSRLGICVSLDDFGTGYSSLAYLKLLPLSQLKIDQSFVRDVLEDPAAAAIARSVVGLGKSLEVEVIAEGVETTAQLEFLSGIGCRLYQGYLFGRPTEVEALERLAGRLQGA